In Bradyrhizobium sp. G127, one genomic interval encodes:
- a CDS encoding malonyl-CoA synthase, whose protein sequence is MNASANANLFSRLFDGLTDTGRLAIETADGARISYADLIAQAGRVANVLVARGVKPGDRVAAQTEKSVEALVLYLATVRAGAVYLPLNTAYTLAELEYFIGDAEPSLIVCDPSKAEGIGKLAAKVNAKVETLDANGKGSLTDAAAKANSEFTTVARASDDLAAILYTSGTTGRSKGAMLTHDNLASNSLSLVDYWRFTQDDVLIHALPIYHTHGLFVASNVTLFARASMIFLPKLDPELIIKLMSRATVLMGVPTFYTRLLQSPNLSKDSTKHMRLFVSGSAPLLAETHREWSARTGHAVLERYGMTETNMNTSNPYDGDRVPGAVGFPLPGVTVRVTDPETGKELARDSIGMIEVKGPNVFKGYWRMPEKTKEELRADGFFITGDLGKIDPRGYVHIIGRGKDLVISGGFNVYPKEVENEIDAIPGVIESAVIGVPHADFGEGVTAVVVKDKAATLNEATVVSALDGRLAKFKMPKRVIFVDDLPRNTMGKVQKNVLRDSYKNIYKA, encoded by the coding sequence ATGAACGCGAGCGCGAACGCCAACCTGTTTTCCCGCCTGTTCGACGGACTGACCGACACCGGCCGGCTGGCCATCGAGACCGCCGACGGCGCGCGGATCAGCTATGCCGATCTGATCGCGCAGGCAGGCCGGGTGGCGAATGTTCTCGTCGCGCGCGGCGTCAAGCCGGGTGACCGTGTTGCAGCGCAAACCGAAAAGTCGGTGGAAGCGCTGGTGCTGTATCTGGCGACGGTGCGCGCCGGCGCGGTGTACCTGCCCCTCAACACCGCCTACACGCTGGCCGAACTCGAATACTTCATCGGTGACGCCGAGCCGTCATTGATCGTATGCGATCCGTCGAAGGCCGAAGGCATCGGCAAGCTCGCGGCGAAAGTGAACGCGAAGGTCGAGACGCTCGATGCCAACGGCAAGGGATCGCTGACCGATGCCGCCGCGAAGGCAAATTCCGAGTTCACCACCGTGGCGCGGGCCAGCGACGATCTCGCCGCCATTCTCTATACGTCGGGCACCACCGGCCGCTCCAAGGGCGCGATGCTGACCCACGACAATCTGGCGTCGAACTCGCTCTCGCTGGTGGACTACTGGCGCTTCACGCAAGACGACGTGCTGATCCACGCGCTGCCGATCTATCACACCCATGGCCTGTTCGTGGCGAGCAACGTCACGCTGTTCGCGCGCGCGTCGATGATCTTCCTGCCGAAGCTCGATCCTGAACTCATCATCAAGCTCATGAGCCGTGCGACCGTGCTGATGGGCGTGCCGACCTTCTACACGCGGCTGTTGCAGTCGCCGAACCTGTCCAAGGACTCCACGAAGCATATGCGCCTGTTCGTGTCCGGCTCCGCGCCGCTGCTGGCCGAGACCCATCGCGAATGGTCGGCGCGCACCGGACATGCGGTGCTGGAGCGCTACGGCATGACCGAAACCAACATGAACACGTCAAATCCTTACGACGGCGATCGCGTGCCGGGCGCGGTGGGCTTCCCGCTGCCGGGCGTCACGGTACGCGTTACCGATCCGGAAACCGGCAAGGAACTGGCGCGCGATTCCATCGGCATGATCGAGGTGAAGGGCCCCAACGTCTTTAAAGGCTACTGGCGGATGCCGGAGAAGACCAAGGAAGAACTTCGCGCCGACGGCTTCTTCATCACCGGCGATCTCGGCAAGATCGACCCGCGCGGCTATGTCCACATTATCGGGCGCGGCAAGGATCTGGTGATCTCCGGCGGCTTCAACGTCTATCCGAAGGAAGTCGAGAACGAGATCGACGCCATCCCCGGCGTGATCGAGAGCGCGGTGATCGGCGTGCCGCATGCGGACTTCGGCGAAGGCGTCACCGCCGTGGTGGTGAAAGACAAGGCGGCGACATTGAACGAGGCTACTGTTGTCAGTGCGCTCGACGGCCGGCTGGCGAAATTCAAGATGCCGAAGCGCGTGATCTTCGTCGACGACCTGCCGCGCAACACCATGGGCAAGGTGCAGAAGAACGTGCTGCGGGACAGCTACAAGAATATTTACAAAGCTTAG
- a CDS encoding SDR family oxidoreductase — protein MSNNKNRVAWITGGGSGIGLAGAQALAKEGWTVVISGRRKDVLDEAVAGIAKDGGQAEAMVLDVSSAADAEKVAKAIVAKHGRIDLLVNSAGVNVPKRSWEDITTEGWDKLVDINLNGVMYCMRAVLPTMRAQKDGVIINVASWAGRHVSKMTGPAYTTTKHAVLALTHSFNMDEYKNGLRATCLSPGEVATPILKLRPVVPSDEEMAKMLQPEDLGRTIAFVASMPPRACINEILIAPTWNRSFISATL, from the coding sequence ATGAGCAATAACAAGAATCGTGTGGCCTGGATCACAGGCGGAGGAAGCGGCATCGGCCTCGCGGGCGCGCAGGCGCTGGCGAAGGAAGGCTGGACCGTGGTGATCTCGGGCCGCCGCAAGGACGTGCTCGACGAGGCCGTGGCAGGGATCGCGAAGGACGGCGGGCAGGCGGAAGCGATGGTGCTCGATGTCTCCAGCGCGGCGGACGCGGAGAAGGTGGCGAAGGCGATTGTCGCCAAACACGGCCGCATCGATCTTCTGGTCAACAGCGCCGGCGTCAACGTGCCGAAGCGAAGCTGGGAGGACATCACCACCGAGGGCTGGGACAAGCTGGTCGACATCAATCTCAACGGCGTGATGTATTGCATGCGCGCGGTGCTGCCGACGATGCGCGCGCAGAAGGACGGCGTCATCATCAACGTCGCCTCATGGGCGGGACGTCATGTCTCGAAGATGACGGGGCCTGCCTACACCACCACCAAGCACGCGGTGCTGGCGCTGACCCATTCGTTCAACATGGATGAATACAAGAACGGGTTACGCGCAACGTGTCTCTCTCCGGGCGAAGTCGCGACGCCGATTCTCAAGCTGCGTCCGGTGGTGCCGAGCGACGAGGAGATGGCGAAGATGCTGCAGCCGGAAGACCTCGGCCGCACCATCGCGTTTGTTGCCTCGATGCCGCCGCGCGCCTGCATCAACGAGATCCTGATCGCGCCGACCTGGAACCGGAGTTTTATCAGCGCGACGTTGTAA
- a CDS encoding fasciclin domain-containing protein, which produces MPKINSTRFTLLSAAAIGALALTAAVTAPVQAQDKMMKSEMSGEKTVMVGGAAMFPSKNIVENAVNSKDHTTLVAAVKAAGLVDTLSSKGPFTVFAPTNAAFGKLPAGTVDTLVKPENKAALTKILTYHVVPGKMNASALTDGKKLTTVEGETLTVKLDGKKVWLVDAKGGTSAVTIADVNQSNGVIHVVDTVLMPKS; this is translated from the coding sequence ATGCCCAAGATCAACTCAACCCGCTTTACCCTGTTGTCCGCCGCCGCCATCGGCGCGCTGGCGCTGACCGCTGCCGTGACTGCGCCGGTTCAGGCGCAGGACAAGATGATGAAGAGCGAAATGTCCGGCGAGAAGACCGTGATGGTCGGCGGCGCCGCGATGTTTCCCTCGAAAAACATTGTCGAGAACGCCGTCAACTCGAAGGACCACACCACGCTGGTCGCCGCGGTGAAGGCCGCGGGTCTGGTCGACACGCTGTCGAGCAAGGGCCCGTTCACCGTGTTCGCGCCGACCAACGCCGCGTTCGGCAAGCTGCCGGCCGGCACCGTCGATACGCTGGTGAAGCCCGAGAACAAGGCGGCGCTGACCAAGATCCTCACCTATCATGTGGTGCCGGGCAAAATGAATGCGTCGGCGCTCACCGACGGCAAGAAGCTCACCACCGTGGAAGGCGAGACGCTGACCGTGAAACTCGACGGCAAGAAAGTCTGGCTGGTCGACGCCAAGGGCGGCACCTCGGCGGTCACCATCGCCGACGTCAACCAGTCCAACGGCGTGATCCATGTCGTCGATACGGTGCTGATGCCGAAGTCGTAA
- a CDS encoding cytochrome b/b6 domain-containing protein codes for MSGISTTDHPTEAAAARKAIQPAWVRIVHWINAVAIVLMIMSGWQIYNASPLFSSLTFSRSITLGGWLGGALQWHFAAMWLLMVNGLVYLTLGLVTGRFRKKLLPITASGVLGDTRAALTGKLSHADLTVYNQVQKLLYAGIIVVGIVIVLSGLAIWKPVQLQWLTAVFGGYDVARYVHFFCMAAIVGFLVIHVALALLVPKSLRAMIIGK; via the coding sequence ATGTCCGGCATCTCGACCACCGATCATCCGACAGAAGCGGCGGCCGCCCGCAAGGCGATCCAGCCCGCCTGGGTCCGCATCGTGCACTGGATCAACGCGGTTGCGATCGTCCTGATGATTATGTCCGGTTGGCAGATCTACAACGCCTCGCCGCTGTTCAGTTCTCTCACCTTCTCGCGCTCGATCACGCTGGGCGGCTGGCTCGGCGGCGCGCTGCAATGGCACTTCGCGGCGATGTGGCTCCTGATGGTCAACGGCCTGGTCTATCTGACCCTTGGCCTCGTCACCGGGCGCTTCCGCAAGAAATTGCTGCCGATCACCGCGAGCGGCGTCCTTGGCGACACCAGGGCGGCGCTGACCGGAAAGCTCTCCCACGCCGATCTCACCGTCTACAATCAGGTCCAGAAACTGCTCTATGCCGGCATCATCGTGGTCGGCATCGTGATCGTGCTGTCGGGTCTGGCGATCTGGAAGCCGGTGCAACTGCAATGGCTCACCGCCGTGTTCGGCGGTTATGACGTGGCGCGCTACGTCCACTTCTTCTGCATGGCGGCGATCGTGGGATTCCTCGTGATCCACGTCGCGCTGGCGCTGCTGGTGCCGAAAAGCCTGCGCGCCATGATTATTGGCAAGTAG
- a CDS encoding molybdopterin-dependent oxidoreductase, whose protein sequence is MGRMRKLLIPGVDKKLLVKDAVKLMPDLSRRRFIAGGASLGALTLLTGCDVTDSFSAESMLVRMSKFNDAVQAKLFNPNTLAPTFPESAITKPFPFNAYYSIDDAPDVDGSAWKLEVRGLVENKKPWTLEELYKLPQEKQITRHICVEGWSAIGSWTGVRLSHFLQLIGADTKAKYVWFNCADMDGYNSPLDMATALHPQTQMTFKFADEILPRAYGYPMKIRVPTKLGFKNPKYVVAMEVTNDYKGGYWEDQGYNSFSGS, encoded by the coding sequence ATGGGACGCATGCGCAAACTCCTGATCCCCGGCGTCGACAAGAAGCTGCTTGTGAAAGACGCCGTCAAGCTGATGCCCGATCTGTCGCGCCGCCGTTTCATCGCCGGCGGCGCCAGTCTCGGCGCGCTGACGCTTTTGACCGGCTGCGATGTCACCGACAGTTTCTCGGCGGAATCGATGCTGGTCCGGATGTCCAAGTTCAACGACGCGGTGCAGGCGAAGCTGTTCAATCCGAACACGCTGGCGCCGACCTTCCCGGAAAGCGCGATCACCAAGCCGTTTCCGTTCAACGCCTATTACTCCATCGATGACGCGCCCGACGTCGATGGTTCGGCGTGGAAGCTCGAGGTGCGCGGGCTGGTCGAGAACAAGAAGCCGTGGACGCTGGAAGAACTCTACAAATTGCCGCAGGAAAAACAGATCACCCGCCACATCTGCGTGGAGGGCTGGAGCGCGATCGGAAGCTGGACCGGAGTGCGGCTCAGCCACTTCCTGCAACTGATCGGCGCGGACACCAAAGCAAAATATGTCTGGTTCAACTGCGCCGACATGGACGGCTATAATTCGCCGCTCGACATGGCGACCGCGCTGCACCCGCAGACCCAGATGACGTTCAAATTCGCCGACGAGATCCTGCCGCGCGCCTACGGCTATCCGATGAAGATCCGGGTGCCGACCAAGCTCGGCTTCAAGAACCCCAAATACGTGGTCGCGATGGAAGTCACCAACGACTACAAGGGCGGCTACTGGGAAGACCAGGGCTACAACTCGTTCAGCGGAAGCTGA
- a CDS encoding TetR/AcrR family transcriptional regulator, which produces MAQAQTTSDEILNCARSLILEGGYNGFSYADIANVVGIRNASIHHHFPSKSDLVRTLVVQYRREAEAGLAELERRVSDPLARLRAYAGYWETCITDATAPFCVCALLATQIPVLPEEVAVEVRGHFRALSAWLASVLERGAKQGSLRLTGTAKAEAEVFMAAVHGGMLSARAYGDPKIFAVVIRPLLKRLAP; this is translated from the coding sequence ATGGCCCAAGCCCAGACCACGTCTGACGAGATTCTGAATTGCGCGCGCTCGCTCATTCTCGAGGGCGGTTACAACGGCTTCAGCTACGCCGACATCGCCAATGTGGTAGGCATTCGCAACGCGAGTATTCATCACCATTTCCCCAGCAAGTCCGATCTCGTCCGCACCCTGGTCGTGCAGTACCGGCGGGAGGCTGAAGCGGGTCTTGCGGAACTGGAGCGTCGGGTGTCCGATCCGCTGGCGCGGCTGCGCGCCTATGCCGGTTACTGGGAAACCTGCATCACCGATGCAACGGCTCCGTTCTGTGTCTGCGCCCTGCTCGCAACCCAGATCCCGGTTCTTCCAGAAGAGGTCGCCGTGGAGGTGCGCGGGCATTTTCGCGCGCTGTCAGCGTGGTTGGCGTCGGTTCTGGAGCGGGGCGCAAAGCAGGGCAGTCTGCGGCTGACCGGTACGGCGAAGGCCGAAGCTGAAGTGTTCATGGCTGCGGTTCACGGCGGGATGCTGTCGGCCCGCGCCTATGGCGACCCCAAGATCTTCGCGGTGGTGATCCGTCCGCTGCTGAAGCGTCTCGCCCCCTGA
- a CDS encoding efflux RND transporter periplasmic adaptor subunit, with protein sequence MQARPHAITSLALLFGAAVLLSGCNDVSVASSAPPEPPEVSIVTLKAQPRSIVRELPGRIAPLRVADVRPRVSGIIVGRTFEQGREVKAGEPLYQIDPRPFEVELQAAEAALAKAEAALLQASQHATRIEILARSNAASQASNEVAVANLAQAKAELAARNADLSRARLNLDYATIKAPINGIIGAALLSEGVLVVQNETHALATIQQIDSVYADFTQSVNELNRLRRDFDRGDLDAVAPDAAKVKLVLDDGSIYPLDGKLLFSDAKVDAGTGQVTLRGEFKNPKRELLPGMFVRVLIEQGRDPDAITVPPQAVQRNGTGASEVYLVKDDNRVVSQPVRTGGLVDGQWLITEGLQAGQRVVVEGFQKFAIGDAVRTSAWTEAEATDLTGSLQRSAAASSSDQSQVR encoded by the coding sequence ATGCAAGCGCGTCCCCACGCGATCACGTCACTCGCCCTCCTTTTTGGGGCAGCGGTTCTGCTTTCCGGCTGCAACGACGTCAGCGTCGCTTCGTCAGCCCCGCCGGAGCCGCCTGAAGTCAGCATCGTGACCCTGAAGGCGCAGCCCCGTTCCATCGTCAGGGAGCTTCCCGGGCGCATCGCGCCGCTGCGGGTCGCCGACGTGCGCCCCCGCGTCTCTGGAATCATTGTCGGGCGGACCTTCGAGCAGGGCCGCGAGGTCAAGGCCGGCGAACCGCTGTATCAGATCGATCCGAGGCCGTTCGAAGTGGAACTGCAGGCGGCGGAAGCCGCGCTGGCCAAGGCCGAAGCGGCGCTGCTGCAAGCCTCCCAGCATGCCACGCGCATCGAAATCCTGGCCAGGAGCAATGCCGCCTCGCAGGCGTCGAACGAAGTCGCGGTCGCCAATCTGGCGCAGGCCAAGGCCGAGCTTGCCGCGCGCAACGCCGACCTGTCGCGCGCGCGTCTCAACCTCGACTATGCGACCATCAAGGCGCCGATCAACGGCATCATCGGCGCGGCGCTGCTCAGCGAGGGCGTGCTTGTGGTGCAGAACGAAACCCATGCGCTGGCCACCATCCAGCAGATCGATTCGGTCTATGCCGACTTCACCCAGTCGGTGAACGAACTCAACCGCCTGCGCCGCGATTTCGATCGCGGCGATCTCGACGCGGTGGCGCCCGATGCGGCGAAGGTTAAGCTCGTGCTCGACGACGGCTCGATCTATCCGCTCGACGGCAAGCTGCTGTTCTCCGATGCCAAGGTCGATGCCGGCACCGGACAGGTCACGCTGCGCGGCGAGTTCAAGAATCCGAAGCGCGAGCTGCTGCCCGGCATGTTCGTCCGCGTGCTGATCGAGCAGGGCCGCGATCCTGATGCCATCACCGTGCCGCCGCAGGCGGTGCAGCGCAACGGCACCGGCGCCAGCGAAGTCTATCTGGTGAAGGACGACAACCGCGTCGTATCGCAGCCGGTGCGCACCGGCGGTCTCGTCGACGGCCAGTGGCTGATCACAGAAGGCCTGCAGGCCGGCCAGCGCGTCGTGGTCGAAGGCTTCCAGAAGTTCGCCATCGGCGATGCGGTGCGCACCAGCGCCTGGACCGAGGCGGAGGCGACCGACCTGACCGGCAGCCTGCAGCGATCCGCGGCGGCAAGTTCGTCCGACCAGTCGCAGGTGCGTTGA
- a CDS encoding efflux RND transporter permease subunit yields the protein MPSFFIDRPIFAWVVALFICLLGIIAIPFLAIAQYPIIAPPSISISTSYPGSSPEELYNSTTRLIEEELNGASGILNFESTSDSLGQVEITANFVPGTDSNLASVEVQNRIKRVEARLPRPVIQQGILVEEASSAVLQIITLNSTDGSLDEVGLGDFMIRNVLGEIRRIPGVGRATLYSTERSLRIWIDPVKLVAYNLTADDVTKAITAQNAQVASGSVGAEPSKKDQTISALILVKGQLGSADEFGAIVLRANPDGSTVRLRDVSRIEIGGMGYQFTTRLNGKPSAGLSVLLSPTGNALATASAVEEKMKELSKYFPGNITYDIPYNITPVVEASITKVIQTLVEAIALVFVVMFLFLQNFRYTLIPTIVVPIALLGTCTVLYMFGYSINMLTMFGMVLAIGILVDDAIVVVENVERIMSEEGLSPKEATRKAMSQITSAIVGITLVLIAVFVPMAFFPGSVGIIYRQFSVTMVAAISFSALMALSLTPALCATLLKPVEAGHAHGKTGLFGWFNNQLESVKGRYGRVVGWSVKRTGRLMLVYVALLTGLVFAFTRLPGGFLPVDDQGFITVDVQTPSDSSFNRTQAAVEKVEKFLKERSGVDEVTFLTGFSFLGQGQNTAQAFVTLKDWSERGPNDSAAAIVDDINRSLRSIKDAKVSALQPPPIDNLGNSSGFSFRLQDRGQKGYAALMKAKEDLLALAKNSPVLQNVYAEGLPEAPQVQLIIDREQAAAQGVTFADINSTISTNLGSAYVNDFPNRGRMQRVIVQADSVGRMNASDILSYNVKNSRGDLVPLSSFATIKWAVGPTQIVGFNYYPSVRISGEAKAGYTSGDAIAEMERLTAKLPRGFGYEWTGQSLQEKLSGSQAPFLLALSALIVFLCLAALYESWTIPLAVLMTVPLGICGAVLAAMSRGLANDVYFTVALITIIGLAAKDAILIIEFAKDLRAKGTPLLQATMEACHLRFRPILMTGLAFVCGVLPMAIASGAGGRSQQALGTSVMGGMIAVVILALLMVPVFFVAVTRFFSKDERDGEVTSEKDSRLARAMKLLRRSRAAQTPAS from the coding sequence ATGCCGAGTTTCTTTATCGACCGCCCAATCTTCGCTTGGGTGGTGGCGCTGTTCATTTGTTTGCTCGGCATCATCGCGATTCCGTTTCTGGCCATCGCGCAGTATCCGATCATCGCGCCGCCTTCGATCTCGATCTCGACCAGCTATCCCGGCTCCTCGCCGGAGGAGCTTTACAACTCGACCACGCGGCTGATCGAGGAGGAACTCAACGGCGCCTCGGGCATCCTGAATTTCGAATCCACCTCCGACTCGCTGGGCCAGGTGGAAATCACCGCCAACTTCGTGCCGGGCACCGATTCCAATCTCGCCTCGGTCGAGGTTCAGAACCGCATCAAGCGGGTCGAGGCGCGGCTGCCGCGTCCCGTGATCCAGCAGGGCATTCTCGTCGAGGAAGCCTCCAGCGCTGTGCTGCAGATCATCACGCTGAATTCCACCGACGGCTCGCTCGACGAAGTCGGCCTCGGCGACTTCATGATCCGCAACGTGCTCGGCGAAATCCGCCGCATCCCCGGCGTCGGCCGTGCCACGCTGTATTCCACCGAGCGCTCGCTGCGCATCTGGATCGATCCGGTCAAGCTGGTCGCCTACAACCTCACCGCCGATGACGTGACCAAGGCGATCACCGCGCAGAATGCGCAGGTCGCCTCCGGCAGCGTCGGCGCCGAGCCGAGCAAGAAGGACCAGACCATTTCCGCGCTGATCCTGGTGAAGGGACAGCTCGGCTCCGCCGACGAATTCGGCGCCATCGTGCTGCGCGCCAATCCGGACGGCTCGACGGTGCGTCTGCGCGACGTGTCGCGCATCGAGATCGGCGGCATGGGTTATCAGTTCACCACGCGGCTGAACGGCAAGCCGAGCGCCGGCCTGTCGGTGCTGTTGTCGCCGACCGGCAACGCGCTGGCGACCGCAAGCGCGGTCGAAGAGAAGATGAAGGAGCTGTCGAAATATTTCCCCGGCAACATCACCTACGACATTCCCTACAACATCACCCCGGTGGTCGAGGCCTCGATCACCAAGGTGATCCAGACGCTGGTCGAGGCCATCGCCCTCGTCTTCGTGGTGATGTTCCTGTTCCTGCAAAACTTCCGCTACACGCTGATCCCCACCATCGTGGTGCCGATCGCGCTGCTCGGCACCTGCACGGTGCTCTACATGTTCGGCTATTCCATCAACATGCTGACCATGTTCGGCATGGTGCTGGCAATCGGCATCCTGGTCGACGATGCCATCGTGGTGGTGGAGAACGTCGAGCGCATCATGTCGGAGGAGGGGCTGTCTCCGAAGGAAGCCACCCGCAAGGCGATGTCGCAGATCACCAGCGCCATCGTCGGCATCACGCTGGTGCTGATCGCGGTGTTCGTGCCGATGGCGTTCTTCCCCGGCTCCGTCGGCATCATCTACCGCCAGTTTTCGGTGACGATGGTGGCGGCGATCTCGTTCTCGGCACTGATGGCGCTGTCGCTGACGCCGGCGCTGTGCGCGACGCTGCTCAAGCCGGTGGAAGCGGGACACGCCCACGGCAAGACCGGCCTGTTCGGCTGGTTCAACAACCAGCTTGAATCGGTGAAGGGCCGCTATGGCCGCGTGGTCGGCTGGTCGGTGAAGCGCACCGGCCGGCTGATGCTGGTCTATGTCGCGCTGCTGACCGGCCTCGTCTTCGCCTTCACCCGGCTGCCCGGCGGCTTCCTGCCGGTGGACGATCAGGGCTTCATCACCGTCGACGTGCAGACGCCGTCGGACTCCTCGTTCAACCGCACCCAGGCCGCGGTGGAGAAGGTGGAGAAATTCCTGAAGGAGCGTTCGGGCGTCGACGAAGTGACGTTCCTCACCGGCTTCAGCTTCTTGGGCCAGGGCCAGAACACGGCGCAGGCCTTCGTCACGCTGAAGGACTGGTCGGAGCGCGGGCCGAACGATTCCGCCGCCGCCATTGTCGACGACATCAACCGCTCGCTGCGCTCGATCAAGGACGCCAAGGTGTCCGCGTTGCAGCCGCCGCCGATCGACAATCTCGGCAACTCATCGGGCTTCTCGTTCCGTCTGCAGGATCGCGGCCAGAAGGGCTACGCCGCGCTGATGAAAGCGAAGGAGGATCTGCTGGCGCTGGCGAAAAACAGCCCGGTGCTGCAGAACGTCTACGCCGAAGGCCTGCCGGAAGCGCCGCAGGTGCAGCTCATCATCGACCGCGAACAGGCGGCCGCGCAGGGCGTCACCTTCGCCGACATCAACAGCACGATCTCGACCAATCTCGGCTCGGCCTATGTCAACGACTTCCCGAACCGCGGCCGCATGCAGCGCGTGATCGTGCAGGCCGACAGCGTCGGGCGCATGAATGCGTCGGACATCCTGTCCTACAACGTCAAGAACAGCCGCGGCGATCTGGTGCCGCTGTCGTCGTTCGCCACGATCAAGTGGGCGGTGGGACCGACGCAGATCGTCGGCTTCAACTACTATCCCTCGGTGCGCATCTCCGGCGAAGCGAAGGCGGGTTACACGTCCGGCGACGCCATCGCGGAAATGGAGCGGCTGACGGCGAAGCTGCCGCGCGGTTTCGGTTACGAGTGGACCGGCCAGTCGTTGCAGGAAAAGCTGTCGGGCTCGCAGGCGCCGTTCCTGCTGGCGCTCTCGGCGCTGATCGTGTTCCTGTGCCTTGCCGCACTCTATGAAAGCTGGACCATTCCGCTGGCGGTGCTGATGACGGTGCCGCTCGGCATCTGCGGCGCGGTGCTGGCGGCGATGTCGCGCGGTCTCGCCAACGACGTCTACTTCACCGTCGCGCTGATCACGATCATCGGTCTGGCGGCGAAGGACGCGATCCTGATCATCGAGTTCGCCAAGGATCTGCGCGCGAAAGGCACGCCGCTGCTACAGGCGACGATGGAAGCCTGTCACCTGCGCTTCCGCCCGATCCTGATGACGGGTCTGGCCTTCGTCTGCGGCGTGCTGCCGATGGCGATTGCGTCCGGCGCAGGCGGCAGGAGTCAGCAGGCCTTGGGCACAAGCGTGATGGGCGGCATGATCGCGGTGGTGATTCTCGCGCTCTTGATGGTGCCGGTGTTCTTCGTCGCGGTGACGCGGTTCTTCTCGAAGGACGAACGCGACGGCGAAGTCACATCTGAAAAGGACTCCAGGTTGGCGCGCGCTATGAAGCTCTTGCGCCGCTCGCGCGCGGCGCAGACCCCGGCCTCGTAA
- a CDS encoding Ada metal-binding domain-containing protein → MTLQFAECDRARVTRDPKYDGRFFTGVRTTRIYCRPVCPAQPRSANVCYFSSAAAAELAGFRPCLRCRPETAPFSPAWKGTRATVDRALRLIVDEGALDAEHACVEDLAARLGIGARQLSRLFARHLNATPVQVAKTARVQRAKRLLDSTELSVTDIAIRAGFRSLRRFNAVFAEVYRRPPTQVRRRPVKV, encoded by the coding sequence ATGACGCTGCAATTTGCCGAGTGCGACAGGGCGCGCGTCACACGCGACCCGAAGTATGACGGACGGTTCTTCACCGGAGTCCGCACCACGAGAATCTATTGCCGACCCGTGTGCCCGGCCCAGCCCCGATCCGCAAACGTTTGCTATTTTTCATCCGCCGCCGCGGCGGAACTGGCCGGCTTCCGGCCTTGCCTTCGTTGCCGTCCGGAAACCGCACCTTTCAGTCCGGCATGGAAAGGCACCCGCGCGACCGTGGATAGAGCGCTGCGCCTCATCGTCGATGAGGGCGCACTCGATGCGGAACATGCCTGTGTCGAAGACCTGGCGGCGAGGCTGGGCATCGGAGCGCGCCAATTGTCGAGATTGTTCGCTCGCCATCTGAATGCAACACCCGTTCAGGTGGCGAAGACCGCACGCGTTCAGCGCGCAAAGCGCCTGCTCGACTCCACCGAACTGTCCGTGACCGACATCGCCATTCGGGCGGGCTTTCGCAGCCTGCGCCGGTTCAACGCGGTCTTCGCCGAGGTCTACCGGAGACCGCCAACACAGGTCAGGCGACGGCCGGTGAAGGTGTAG
- a CDS encoding PaaI family thioesterase gives MTGRGASKSYGTVPAGRQKEMSGLEFVQGLAEGTLPLNTIAQTLGYDVTEAENGRVVVTAEPKDIHLNPAGTVHGGLAATMLDSCMGLAIQSTLDKGIGSTTLEFKISFVRPITPETGAIRAEGTVINRGRRIGIADGRVTDSKGRLLVHGTTTCLIFES, from the coding sequence ATGACGGGACGAGGCGCCAGCAAGAGTTACGGGACTGTTCCCGCCGGCCGGCAGAAAGAGATGAGCGGTCTTGAGTTCGTTCAGGGTCTCGCCGAGGGGACGCTGCCGCTGAATACGATCGCGCAGACCCTGGGTTACGATGTCACGGAGGCCGAGAACGGGCGCGTTGTCGTGACGGCCGAGCCGAAAGACATCCATCTCAATCCGGCGGGTACCGTGCATGGGGGCCTCGCCGCCACTATGCTCGACAGTTGCATGGGGCTCGCGATCCAGTCGACGCTGGACAAGGGAATCGGCTCCACGACACTTGAGTTCAAGATATCGTTCGTCCGCCCGATCACGCCGGAGACAGGCGCCATCAGGGCCGAGGGCACGGTGATCAACCGGGGCCGCCGCATCGGCATCGCAGACGGACGCGTCACGGACAGCAAGGGCCGCTTGCTCGTGCACGGGACAACCACCTGTCTGATTTTTGAAAGTTGA
- a CDS encoding GIY-YIG nuclease family protein, translating into MKQPCVYMMANQRNGTLYTGVTANPARRVFEHREGQIEGFSRKYGCKILVWYEIHATMQDAIAREKQIKAGSRTKKLQLIESLNPDWTDLYDLLI; encoded by the coding sequence GTGAAGCAGCCCTGCGTCTACATGATGGCGAATCAACGCAACGGAACGCTCTATACTGGCGTAACGGCAAATCCTGCGCGGCGCGTTTTTGAGCATCGCGAAGGCCAAATAGAGGGCTTCTCTCGGAAATATGGTTGCAAGATTCTGGTCTGGTACGAGATTCACGCGACCATGCAGGATGCGATCGCCCGAGAGAAGCAGATCAAGGCGGGCAGCCGGACAAAGAAGCTGCAACTCATCGAAAGTCTCAATCCGGACTGGACGGACCTTTACGATTTGCTGATCTAG